A region of the Macrobrachium nipponense isolate FS-2020 chromosome 14, ASM1510439v2, whole genome shotgun sequence genome:
TTACATAAAGAATCATATAGAATTAAGACGAAGACCAGCCTTCTCAAAACAGCATTGCAACTAAAAGTGAAATTCAAGATGttcgttttgtatttttatatttcttgtgaTTTTTCCCTTTTAGTTCGGTTCCTGTTCCTCGTCAGCTTAGTTTGTGATAATGAAACTGATGTAATGCctatgtaaatagcaaaatcatatatcgtatatatatatatatatatatatatataatatatatatatatatatatataatattatatatatatatatatatatacatatacatatatatatatatatatatagatatattattatatatatatctatatatatatatagatatatatatatatacatatacatatacatatatatatatatatatatatatatatatatataatatatatatatatatatatatgtatatgtgtatatatatatatatatatatatatatatatatctatatatatatatatatatctatatatatatatatatatatatatatatatatgtgtgtgtgtgtgtgtgtatatatatatataatatatatattatatatctatatatatatatatataatatatatatatatatatatattgagcgaAGCATCCAAATATCTGGTCATTACACATACCAATGAAAATTTGCTTACCTCACATCAGCCAGACAATTGTATCTTCATCACAGATATAATACGACTGGTTActctaaagcagtggttcttaacctttttactaccacgccccctctaggaACTGCTctttccctccacgccccccttgcatctatagacaaatttcactcccagatttaaaaagaaaatgaataaaaatggcttTTTAGTCAATTCACTAAGCATGAATTACATAAGTGAGATATTTGACACTGCTCTAAGCTACCAGATACTGAATACATGGTTAGTGAGATATTTGACACTGCTTCTTAGCTACCAGATCTTGAATACGTGGTCGAATGCTTAAGAGTGCACAACGTAGGTCCCCTTCAACGTTCAGGCGGTTTCTGTACTTGGTTTTGACAGCAACGAGCGTGGAAAATGCAGTTTCACATAGATATGTGGATCCAAACATTGTTAGAATCCAAGGAGCACTGATGTGAGATCAGAGGGTAAACAGGAAGGTATTTGACCCAGAACGTCTCCAAATCCATATCTTTGAAGTTTCTTAGCTGTAGAGTGAACTTCAATTCTAGGAACTCTTCTTGGACTTCATCAGCAACATCAGCTACTTCACATTGAAATGGGTTCCTGATGAATTTCCAGGCTTCACGCTTGTCATATATATCTGGGAAGTATCTGATGAATTCTGCTTTCAAGTCACTTAGATGAGTGACTATTTGTTGCTTTAAGTCAGAGTCGAGGTTACTGTCAGCGAGAGCAGTATCCAAGTTCCTAAAACTGGCTGCATTTCCCTGCTGAACCCGACATTTCCAGAGGTCGAGTTTGGCCATGAAGGCTCGAATGGTGTCATGGTGCGTGATGATGTTGATGCTTTTCCCTTGTAGTTTAAGGTTCACAGCATTCAATGCTTCAAAAATGTCCACCAGGTAAGCAAGAGTTATCTGAAAGCCTTCAGATTGGAAATTGTCATGAAAGTCTGCCTTCTGCTGTGAATCTAAAAATATTGCTACTTCTTCTCGTAGCTCATAAAGCCGTCCAAGCATGTTCCCTTTTGATAGCCATCGTACGTTCGTGTGAAAAAGCAAGGCTTCATGTTCGGGTTCCATGCTCTTGTCATGAAAATAACCCATAAATGGAAAAACTTCTTCTTTTCACCTAAGGCTCGTGCCCCCCCTGGAAATCACTGACGCCCCCCTAGGGGGGCGccccccccaggttaagaaccactgctctaaagcaacagtgatcccttaaaaatacttattaatcatgcaagaaatcagactaagttcctTAGTACCTTAAAACAGGTATGAGATAAtcttatatgaaattaaattaattaaccgGCATCAATCC
Encoded here:
- the LOC135226312 gene encoding zinc finger BED domain-containing protein 5-like codes for the protein MEPEHEALLFHTNVRWLSKGNMLGRLYELREEVAIFLDSQQKADFHDNFQSEGFQITLAYLVDIFEALNAVNLKLQGKSINIITHHDTIRAFMAKLDLWKCRVQQGNAASFRNLDTALADSNLDSDLKQQIVTHLSDLKAEFIRYFPDIYDKREAWKFIRNPFQCEVADVADEVQEEFLELKFTLQLRNFKDMDLETFWVKYLPVYPLISHQCSLDSNNVWIHISM